One segment of Salifodinibacter halophilus DNA contains the following:
- a CDS encoding 30S ribosomal protein S2, whose protein sequence is VDLVVPTNNKGRRALSVVYWLLANETLDRRGSDTVYALEDFEDEL, encoded by the coding sequence CGTCGACCTCGTCGTCCCGACGAACAACAAGGGTCGACGCGCGCTGTCGGTCGTCTACTGGCTGCTGGCCAACGAGACGCTCGACCGCCGCGGCTCCGACACCGTCTACGCCCTCGAAGACTTCG